In Ruminococcaceae bacterium KH2T8, the genomic stretch GTGGAACAGGGTCTGGTTTAAAGACGGCGACATCCCGCAGATAATGGATAAGCAAATATTTGATTTCTTAGGAGAATAAAGAAGATGTTTGAGAACATGACTGAAGAGCAGGCAAGAGCCAAGATCCTGGAGATGGTATCGGAGTATTGTGACTCCTACCATAAGACTGCAGAGTATAAGGAAGGCGACCGTATCCCTTACGCAAGAAGAGTATACGATCACGAGGAGATGGTAAATCTCGTAGATTCATCTCTTGAGTTCTGGCTCACGGCAGGAAGATACACGGATAAGTTCGAGAAGGCTTTCGCCGAGTACCTCGGTGTAAAGTTCTGCTCCCTCGTTAATTCCGGTTCATCCGCTAACCTCGGAGCATTCATGGCTCTTACGAGTCCTCTTCTCAAGGAGAGAGCGATCAAGAGAGGCGATGAGGTCATCACGGTAGCAGCAGGATTCCCTACGACTGTTACTCCCATGATCCAGTTCGGTGCGATCCCCGTATTCGTAGACGTTACGATCCCTCAGTACAATATCGACGTTACAAAGCTCGAGCCAGCACTTTCACCTAAGACAAAGGCAGTCATGATCGCTCATACTCTCGGCAATCCTTTCGACCTCAAGGCAGTAAAGGAATTTTGTGATAAGCATAACCTCTGGCTCGTAGAAGATAACTGCGATGCTCTGGGTTCAAAGTATACGATCGACGGCGAGGAGAAGTTCACGGGTACTATCGGTGATATCGGAACATCTTCCTTCTATCCTCCTCATCACATGACAATGGGTGAAGGCGGTGCCATCTACACAAATAACCCGATCCTTCACAGAGCTATCCGCTCCATGAGAGACTGGGGCCGCGACTGTATCTGTCCTTCAGGCGTAGATAACTTCTGCGGACACAGATTCGACAAGCAGTACGGTGAGCTGCCTCTTGGCTACGATCACAAGTATGTATATTCACACTTCGGCTATAATCTCAAGGCTACCGATCTTCAGGCAGCGGTAGGATGCGCTCAGATCGTTAAGTTCCCTTCTTTCGTAGAGAGAAGAAGACATAACTTTGACCGCCTCAAGGCAGCACTTGCAGGCACCGAAGATAAGCTCATCCTTCCCGAGGCTTGTGAGAATTCAAGACCGTCATGGTTCGGATTCCTTATCACATGTAAGGAAGGCGTTGATTCTGTTAAGGTAGTCGACTACATCGAGAAGCAGGGCGTTCAGACAAGAAGACTCTTTGCAGGCAACCTCACAAAGCACCCTTGCTTTGACGAGATGAGAGCAACAGGCGAAGGCTACAGAGTAGTAGGCGAGCTCACAAATACCGACAGGATCATGAACGATACATTCTGGGTTGGCGTATATCCCGGAATGACAGATGAGATGATCGACTACATGGCAAAGACAATCAAGGAAGCAGTGGAGCAGTAAGATCAGATGAAGAAGGGTATCGGAACTAAGATCTGGGAGATCTTCGAGAGATTTGTGCTGTTCTGCTTAAGGCTCATCCTTAAGCCTATAAAGAAGACACTTACTCCTGCACAGGAGCAGGCATTCATGCAGTTCGTTAAGTTCGCACTCGTGGGCGTAACGAATACTTTCATGAGTACGTTCATCAACTGGGGAACCTTGTGGATCCTCGATTCGATCGGCGGATTTGAGGGCGTCGACAAGTATATCGGTAATACGGTTGCTTTCATCCTCTCGGTACTCTGGTCCTATATGCTCAACAGCAAGCTCGTATTCAAGGAGAAGGAATCAGGCGAGAAGAGAGTCTGGTGGAAGACTCTTCTCAAGACATATGCGGCATATGCATTCACGGGACTTGGTCTCAGCAACGTCGTATCTTACGTCTGCGTAGATGTCCTTAATATCAATAAATACATCGCACCTCTTATAAATCTCGTATTGAGCGTGCCGATCAACTATGTCCTCAATAAGTTCTGGGCTTTCAGACAGAAGGACAAGGAACCTGAGCAGATCGAAGAAAAGCTCGATCACGATACGGAGCTCGAAAATGTCTGATATCAAGAGGGCAGTAGTTACCGGCTCGACGGGTATGCTCGGGATCGCCACGACCCAAAGGCTTCTTGATGAAGGCTATGAGGTCATCGCGGTCGCAAGACCGGGGTCCGCGAGACTTTCGAATATCCCTGATGACGAGCGCATTACCGTTATCGAGCTCGCGCTCGAGGATATCTCATACCTTTCTTCGGATCTTAAGAACGAAGGCATTGAAGGAGCCGATCTGTTCTTCCATTTCGCATGGGACGGTACATATGGTGATTCTCGAAATGACTGCGATATCCAGCTGTCGAATATCAGAGCATCGGTAGATGCCGTAAGGGCAGCGGCTGAGCTTGGCTGTAAGGCCTTTCTCGGCGCAGGTTCACAGGCAGAATACGGCAGGGTAAAGGACGGCACGAAGCTTTCTCCCGATACGCCCTGCAACCCTGAGAACGGCTACGGCATCGCAAAGCTCGCCGCAGGTCAGCTTACGCGCATCGAAGCCGCAAAGCTCGGAATAAAGCACATCTGGGTCAGGATCCTCAGTACATTCGGACCTTTCGACGGCTCTCAGACAATGGTCATGAGCGGTATCGCCAAGATGGCAGCCGGTCAGAAGGCCTCATATACAAAGGGCGAGCAGATGTGGGATTATCTCTACTGCAAGGATGCGGCGAACGCATTCTACCTTGCCGCTACAAAGGGTAAGGATAAGAGCGTCTATACGATCGGTTCGGGCAATGTCCGACCGCTCAGTGAATATATCACGGCGATAAGGGATGCGGTCGATCCCGCTCTCGATATCGGATTCGGGGAAGTCGACTACTACCCCGGGCAGGTAATGTACCTGTGTGCGGATATCTCGTCCCTTACGGAAGATACGGGCTTTGCCCCGAAGTATACTTTCGAAGAGGGAATAAGGGAGACCGTTAAGTGGTTTAAGGAGGAAAGATCTTAAATGAAGAAGATAAGCATACTGATACCCTGTTATAACGAAGAGCTGAACGTCGAGCCCATGGCTCAGGCCCTGACTGAGATGTTCGCCAAGGATCTCCCCGAATATGACTACGAGATCCTCTTCATAGATAACGATTCGAAGGATCTGACCCGCCCGAAGCTTCGTAAGCTCTGCGAGGAGGATAAGCACATCAAGGCTATCTTCAACGCGAAGAACTTCGGTCAGTTCAACTCACCTTATTACGGCATCCTTCAGACGACGGGTGATTGTACGATATCCATGGTATGCGATTTCCAGGATCCCATCGAGCTCATCCCCAAGTATGTTCACGAGTGGGAGAACGGCTATAAGATCGTTATCGGTATCAAGACTTCGAGCAAGGAGAGCAAGATCATGTATTTCCTGAGATCCTGCTACTATAAGCTCATCAAGAAGTTCTCCGATGTCGAGCAGATCGAGCACTTCACGGGCTCGGGACTTTATGACAAGGAGTTCGTACAGGTACTTCGCGATCTCAAAGATCCCAAGCCTTTCCTCAGAGGTATCGTTGCAGAGCTCGGATTCGAGCGCAAGGAGATCCCTTATGAGCAGCCCCAGAGAAGAGCCGGAAAGACGAGCAACAACTTCTACCGTCTCTACGACGCGGCTATGCTTTCCATCACTTCATATACAAAGGTCGGTCTTCGTATCGCGACCATCGGAGGTGCGATACTCTCGGGCCTCAGCC encodes the following:
- a CDS encoding Nucleoside-diphosphate-sugar epimerase; protein product: MSDIKRAVVTGSTGMLGIATTQRLLDEGYEVIAVARPGSARLSNIPDDERITVIELALEDISYLSSDLKNEGIEGADLFFHFAWDGTYGDSRNDCDIQLSNIRASVDAVRAAAELGCKAFLGAGSQAEYGRVKDGTKLSPDTPCNPENGYGIAKLAAGQLTRIEAAKLGIKHIWVRILSTFGPFDGSQTMVMSGIAKMAAGQKASYTKGEQMWDYLYCKDAANAFYLAATKGKDKSVYTIGSGNVRPLSEYITAIRDAVDPALDIGFGEVDYYPGQVMYLCADISSLTEDTGFAPKYTFEEGIRETVKWFKEERS
- a CDS encoding Glycosyltransferase involved in cell wall bisynthesis, which codes for MKKISILIPCYNEELNVEPMAQALTEMFAKDLPEYDYEILFIDNDSKDLTRPKLRKLCEEDKHIKAIFNAKNFGQFNSPYYGILQTTGDCTISMVCDFQDPIELIPKYVHEWENGYKIVIGIKTSSKESKIMYFLRSCYYKLIKKFSDVEQIEHFTGSGLYDKEFVQVLRDLKDPKPFLRGIVAELGFERKEIPYEQPQRRAGKTSNNFYRLYDAAMLSITSYTKVGLRIATIGGAILSGLSLVAAFVYLILKLCMWDEFPAGMAPVVIGMFVLGSVQLFFIGLLGEYILSINDRVMNRPLVVEAERINFDEEEKK
- a CDS encoding Putative flippase GtrA (transmembrane translocase of bactoprenol-linked glucose): MKKGIGTKIWEIFERFVLFCLRLILKPIKKTLTPAQEQAFMQFVKFALVGVTNTFMSTFINWGTLWILDSIGGFEGVDKYIGNTVAFILSVLWSYMLNSKLVFKEKESGEKRVWWKTLLKTYAAYAFTGLGLSNVVSYVCVDVLNINKYIAPLINLVLSVPINYVLNKFWAFRQKDKEPEQIEEKLDHDTELENV
- a CDS encoding CDP-6-deoxy-D-xylo-4-hexulose-3-dehydrase, with product MFENMTEEQARAKILEMVSEYCDSYHKTAEYKEGDRIPYARRVYDHEEMVNLVDSSLEFWLTAGRYTDKFEKAFAEYLGVKFCSLVNSGSSANLGAFMALTSPLLKERAIKRGDEVITVAAGFPTTVTPMIQFGAIPVFVDVTIPQYNIDVTKLEPALSPKTKAVMIAHTLGNPFDLKAVKEFCDKHNLWLVEDNCDALGSKYTIDGEEKFTGTIGDIGTSSFYPPHHMTMGEGGAIYTNNPILHRAIRSMRDWGRDCICPSGVDNFCGHRFDKQYGELPLGYDHKYVYSHFGYNLKATDLQAAVGCAQIVKFPSFVERRRHNFDRLKAALAGTEDKLILPEACENSRPSWFGFLITCKEGVDSVKVVDYIEKQGVQTRRLFAGNLTKHPCFDEMRATGEGYRVVGELTNTDRIMNDTFWVGVYPGMTDEMIDYMAKTIKEAVEQ